In a single window of the Bacteroidota bacterium genome:
- a CDS encoding GHKL domain-containing protein produces MKQLIIDLLNYSKINRQLPDVEVDLNTVVKDVLENLKTIIVESKTEIKIDELPVILADKTQMIQVFQNLLANAVKFQVKDNIPEIRISAERKTDEWLFSVKDNGIGIDKKYHDKVFVIFKQLHSKAMFNGTGIGLAVVKKIVERHGGTIWFESELGKGTTFYFTLKVKKHESS; encoded by the coding sequence ATGAAACAACTCATCATCGATCTTCTGAATTATTCGAAGATCAACAGACAACTTCCGGATGTAGAAGTAGATTTAAATACAGTAGTAAAGGATGTTTTGGAGAATCTGAAAACGATCATAGTTGAAAGTAAAACTGAAATTAAAATCGATGAATTACCGGTGATACTTGCGGATAAGACACAAATGATACAGGTATTTCAGAATTTATTAGCCAATGCTGTAAAGTTTCAGGTAAAGGATAATATACCTGAAATTAGAATATCTGCTGAACGTAAAACTGACGAATGGCTATTTTCAGTAAAAGACAATGGAATTGGAATCGATAAAAAATATCATGATAAAGTATTTGTAATTTTCAAACAACTTCACAGCAAGGCTATGTTCAATGGAACAGGGATTGGTCTTGCTGTTGTAAAGAAGATCGTTGAACGGCATGGCGGTACAATCTGGTTTGAATCAGAATTAGGAAAAGGAACAACATTTTATTTCACCTTAAAAGTAAAAAAGCATGAAAGCAGTTGA
- a CDS encoding PAS domain S-box protein: MKGKEKYLLLLFLAILIAGISIYTNPNWKEQIFIIAIVILTSVFVLIDLFSVRKRTTQDREAFEAGKIRQMAEQIEKYKYLASIAKNIQDPIISSDKNYTITEWNPAAERLFGWKSEEAIGKTAMEVLKIKFHTGGREEALAAFEKEGFWQGEVIYYTKENVPLNVLVTVSQNLNDNSEVVGNLVLVKDISSLKKAEIELQELNASLERLVEERTNELNKREQRFKYILEYNDSLIIVIDKDRKMTYRSPSAERVTGWTDEDSEQIDIFQRIHPDDLEKVNQVFNLALANPGAPFKITLRSKHKNNSYIWFDGIIVNLFHEPNVQGMLTNFKDITEIKEAEQELIKSEKRFQGVVRNAEDIISLIDEKGKVIYVSPAFEKATGYTVDYMVGKISVKLCILKIFMTQKIFSANYCYILENSFTVKIDSDIKTVIISG, translated from the coding sequence TATTTCTTGCAATTTTAATTGCAGGAATTTCCATTTATACAAATCCAAATTGGAAAGAGCAGATCTTTATTATCGCAATAGTTATTCTGACTTCAGTTTTTGTATTGATAGATTTATTTTCAGTAAGAAAGAGAACAACACAGGATAGGGAGGCATTTGAAGCCGGAAAGATCAGACAAATGGCTGAGCAAATTGAAAAATACAAATACCTGGCTTCAATTGCAAAAAATATTCAGGACCCCATTATTAGTTCAGATAAAAATTACACCATCACTGAATGGAATCCGGCAGCAGAGAGGCTGTTTGGATGGAAGAGTGAAGAAGCAATTGGAAAAACTGCGATGGAGGTATTGAAGATAAAATTTCATACAGGTGGCAGAGAAGAAGCGCTTGCGGCATTTGAAAAGGAAGGCTTTTGGCAAGGTGAAGTTATTTATTATACGAAAGAAAATGTGCCACTTAATGTTTTGGTAACAGTATCACAAAACCTGAATGATAATTCGGAAGTTGTAGGAAATCTGGTATTAGTGAAAGATATTTCTTCTCTTAAAAAAGCAGAGATTGAATTGCAGGAATTAAACGCAAGTCTTGAAAGACTGGTTGAAGAACGAACCAATGAATTGAATAAAAGAGAACAGAGATTTAAATATATATTAGAGTATAATGATAGTTTGATCATTGTAATTGACAAAGACAGAAAAATGACTTATAGAAGTCCTTCAGCAGAACGTGTTACCGGCTGGACTGATGAAGATTCTGAACAAATAGATATTTTCCAACGCATACATCCTGACGACCTTGAGAAAGTAAATCAGGTTTTTAACCTGGCACTTGCAAATCCAGGAGCTCCTTTTAAAATAACGCTTAGGTCTAAACATAAAAACAACTCGTATATCTGGTTCGATGGAATTATTGTTAATTTATTTCATGAACCCAATGTCCAGGGAATGCTGACGAACTTCAAGGATATAACTGAAATAAAGGAAGCTGAGCAAGAATTGATAAAGAGTGAAAAAAGGTTTCAGGGTGTGGTACGAAATGCTGAAGATATTATTTCACTGATTGATGAAAAAGGAAAAGTAATTTATGTGAGCCCTGCATTTGAAAAAGCAACAGGATACACCGTAGATTACATGGTTGGAAAAATTTCAGTGAAATTATGCATCCTGAAAATATTTATGACTCAAAAAATATTTTCAGCGAACTATTGTTACATCCTGGAAAACTCTTTCACCGTCAAAATAGATTCAGACATAAAGACGGTCATCATTTCTGGGTAG